One window of the Culex pipiens pallens isolate TS unplaced genomic scaffold, TS_CPP_V2 Cpp_Un0008, whole genome shotgun sequence genome contains the following:
- the LOC120426755 gene encoding sugar transporter SWEET1-like, whose protein sequence is MDSLARGLLPYRDVIGNVAGMLTVAQFLSGCFTCNNIRLKGTSEGFSALQFVLGCGLTALQLRYSQMVGAVAMIRTSAYAFAICAVYSVWFAAYTPRGPRRSELWQLVLRTVLVVGGILLYAGFEQPSKVEYRFGLVVTGLTLGYIGLPLLKLGEVIRRRSTEGLPLPVILASSGASVLWLLYGIILHNYFIIVQKVIAIGLCTAQLSLFVIYPRSSAPKAAAATKAGGRRTKRD, encoded by the exons ATGGATTCGCTAGCACGTGGTTTGCTGCCCTACCGGGATGTGATCGGTAATGTGGCCGGCATGCTGACCGTGGCCCAGTTCCTGAGTGGGTGCTTCACGTGTAACAATATCCGACTTAAGGGCACTTCCGAGGGATTTTCCGCGCTGCAGTTTGTGCTGGGATGTGGACT GACGGCCCTCCAGCTGCGGTACTCCCAGATGGTCGGTGCCGTGGCCATGATCCGGACCAGTGCGTACGCGTTCGCGATCTGCGCCGTGTATTCGGTGTGGTTCGCGGCGTACACACCACGTGGCCCACGGCGATCGGAGCTGTGGCAGCTGGTTCTGCGGACGGTGCTGGTCGTGGGCGGGATTCTGCTGTATGCCGGATTTGAACAACCCTCGAAGGTGGAGTACCGGTTCGGGTTGGTGGTGACCGGACTAACGCTGGGGTACATCGGACTGCCGCTGCTGAAGTTG GGCGAAGTGATTCGACGTCGCAGCACCGAGGGATTGCCCCTGCCGGTGATTCTGGCCAGCAGCGGCGCCTCGGTCCTGTGGCTGCTGTACGGCATCATCCTGCACAACTACTTCATCATT GTTCAGAAAGTGATTGCCATCGGGCTGTGCACGGCACAGTTGTCACTGTTTGTGATTTATCCACGGTCCAGCGCCCCCAAAGCAGCAGCCGCGACGAAAGCCGGAGGACGACGGACGAAGCGAGATTGA